GGAGACGAGGCCAGCAAGATCACCTTCGTGGATATCGCCCACGACATCCCTGCCCAGAATGTGAGGGCAGGGGCTTTTGCCCTCCTCTCCACAGCCAGGTTCTTTCCTCCGGGCAGCATTCACATTGCAGTGGTCGACCCCGGGGTGGGGACGGCCAGGCGGGGGCTGGTGTTGGAGAGTGGAGGGCAGATATTCATAGGGCCTGATAACGGCCTGCTCCTGCCCGCTGCCCGCTCCCTGGGAAGGCCGGCAGCCTATGAGATCACCCCTCATCCGGAGGCTTCCTGCACCTTTCACGGGCGGGACGTCTTCGCCCCTGCCGCCGCCCTCATCGCCTCCGGGCAACAGCCGGAGAGCCTCGGCCCCAGGGTGAGACCGAAGGATCTGGATTTTGGCGAGGCGAAGAGGACTGCCCGCGGCCTTGAGGCTGCAGTGATCTATATCGACCGCTTCGGCAACCTCATCTTAAACCTGCAGAAGCTTCCCGGCGGGGATGTGATGCTGATGGGTATCAGGCTGAAGAGGGTGAGGACCTATGCCGAGGGACGGAGGATCGAACCGCTTATAACCCTGGGGAGTCATGGCTTTGCAGAAATTGCGATCAACCAGGGGAATGCCTCAGAGGCGTTTCGCCTGAAGGTCGGCGATCGCATCGAGCTGGAGGAGATTTAAGTGTTCGGAATTGAGTTCGTCCCTGATGAACCGGTACTGAAGATCGGCCATATGGCGAAACTGGCAGAAGATGCCGGATTTAAAAATATCTGGATCACAGATCACTACAATAATAGAGATGTCTGGACTACCCTTGCCGTGCTCTCTTTATTGACCAACAGGATTCAATTGGGAACCGGCGTCACTAACCCCTACACCAGGAATGCTGCCATCACCGCCTCCAGCATCGCCTCCATAAATGAGCTCTCCGGCGGGCGGGCTATCCTGGGCATAGGCCCGGGGGACAAGGCCACATTCGATAAGATGGGGATAGAATGGGACAAGCCCCTATCGAGGGTGAGGGACTCAGTGCTGGCGATCAGGGCCTTTCTGGCCAGGGAGCAGGTCAACCAGGCGGGGTTCAGGGGGGCACAGATCTCCTTTACCACCCCCAAGATACCGATCTATATCGGTGCTCAGGGGCCAAAGATGCTGGAGCTGGCAGGGGCGATCAGCGATGGGGTCCTGATCAATGCCTCTCATCCCGATGACTTCAAGTTCGCCCTGCCCATGATCCGCCAGGGGGCAGAGAGGGCTGGCCGGAGCCCGGAGGATGTCCAGGTATGTGCTTATGCCAGCTTCAGCGCAGACAAGGATCAGGCCAGAGCAGTGGG
This genomic stretch from Methanothrix sp. harbors:
- a CDS encoding S-adenosyl-l-methionine hydroxide adenosyltransferase family protein, which produces MIITLLSDFGSFYPAQMKGVILSRLQGGSGDEASKITFVDIAHDIPAQNVRAGAFALLSTARFFPPGSIHIAVVDPGVGTARRGLVLESGGQIFIGPDNGLLLPAARSLGRPAAYEITPHPEASCTFHGRDVFAPAAALIASGQQPESLGPRVRPKDLDFGEAKRTARGLEAAVIYIDRFGNLILNLQKLPGGDVMLMGIRLKRVRTYAEGRRIEPLITLGSHGFAEIAINQGNASEAFRLKVGDRIELEEI
- the mer gene encoding 5,10-methylenetetrahydromethanopterin reductase produces the protein MAKLAEDAGFKNIWITDHYNNRDVWTTLAVLSLLTNRIQLGTGVTNPYTRNAAITASSIASINELSGGRAILGIGPGDKATFDKMGIEWDKPLSRVRDSVLAIRAFLAREQVNQAGFRGAQISFTTPKIPIYIGAQGPKMLELAGAISDGVLINASHPDDFKFALPMIRQGAERAGRSPEDVQVCAYASFSADKDQARAVGASKIVVAFIVAGSPENVLERHGIGMDEARAISDAISRFDFKAAMDAVTPGMTEAFSISGSPADCRARVDELLKTGVTQIVVGSPIGPNKESAIKLIGKQVIGR